TCTGCATGGCGAGCCAGTAGGCCTGGTTGTAGCGAAGAGATGAGAGGAGCCGAGGTGTCATCCAGCAAAAGCCGGTTCCGTACGGTCCGCAGAGCCACTTGAAGCCGACGGATATCACCGCGTCGACCGGAGCGCCCGTGACGTCGAGCGGCCGCGCTCCAAGAGCCTGGGAGGCATTCACGATGAACCAGACGCCGTGGGCATGGCAGCGGCGTCCGATGGCTTCGAGATCGATGGCCCGGCCGGTAAAAGAATGTACCCAGGTTGTGGAAAGCACTTTCGTCCGCGATCCCAGATGGGGCTCGAGAGTTTCGGGAGTAAGCCCCTGCTCGCCCGGCTCGATGTGGCGCAGACGAACTCCGCGCTCTTCGAGCGCGAGCCAGGGGAGTATCACGGAGGGAAAGTCTCCGCGCACGAGGAGCACTTCATCGCCCTGGCCCAGAGGAAGTCCGTTCGCCAGTAGATGGAGGCCGTAGGAGGCGCTGTTCCCGAGAATGATTTCTTCGGGTCCGGCTCCGATGAGATGGCCCAACACTTGCTTCAGCTTCCGCGGAACCTCGGTGAAGGATTCGTCCGCGAGCTCGAACGGGGCAATCTTGCGCTCGATGGCGCGACGAGCGGCCTCGGCGGCGACGTGCGGAATCGGCCCCTGATGGGCGCAATTCAGCCACACGCGTTCTCCGAAAGGACCGAAGTCGGAGGCAAAGACAGTCATGTCGCTGGCGGTCGAGAACAGTCCTATAGTAACCGTTGCTCCGCACCTCTGTTAAGTAGAGCTAACAGGACGAGCTCTCGGGCATCCAGTCGGAAAGCTCAAGATTCTCTCAGGATTACGTCAGGATACGCCGACGAACTCCCCGTGTCCCACGTGGGACATACGTCGTCGTCATTGCAAGTGTTCGAGGTCGGTGAACCAGTTCACTCTTACGTTGACCGACGATTGCTCGAGCCCCGATTCCGGGCTGAGCAACAAGAACTGGCGGCGCCAAGCCGAGTAGTCGAAATCACGCACCCAAACGGAATCGAACCGAGGGTAGTCCGTGTGGAACAACAGTTTGGCGTCCTTCACGATGAGGTTGGAATCTGTTTCGGCCTCGAGACGAACTTCGTGCATACCCTGCTCGCTCCAGTACCAGATCCGATCCCCTTCGGGACTCCACAAGAGTGCGCTCCCACCCTCGCGCGAGATTCGCACTGGGCGTGCCTTTCCACGCAATCGCTTCAAGTAAATCTCATATTCGCCCGACTCGTCCGAGACATAGGCGACCCACTCGCCGTCGGGTGAGAGCTCGGCCGCGAGCTCGTTGAACTCGGTAGCAACAATGGGTTCTTTGGTTCCATCGGCGAGCGAATACAGCCACACATCAAACCGCTGGACCTCGTGCTGTTGGCGAAGGTAGAGGAGTTGCTCGCCGCTTCGCGACCAGGACGCGGGAATCAGATAAGTCCCTTCCTCGTGGAGCAAGACTTCCGGCGCCGCCTGGGTAGACGTGTCCAGGAGAAACACCCTCCTCACCCGCCCGAAGCTCAGGCGTTTGCCGTCGGGATGCCACGCCAAGCCGATGACGGGTCCCGCTTCGCGAGTGAGCCGCTCAACGTGGTAACTATCCAGATTGACGAGAGAGGGCTCGTTGCCGAGCGCAACGGCGAGCTCTTTTTCGTCCGGCGAAAGTCGCGTGTGCACGCTGAGCGAGACTGGGATCAGCGTTTCGTCGACGCCGTCGTGACCAACCCAGCGGGCTTCTCCTCCGGGCCCGCTCGATACCCGCACATAGACGAGAGTTCCGTTCTCCGAGAGCTCGAACTTGGCGGCTCCCACTGAGCCGCGTCCCACGTCATCGATGACCATTTCGGGATCTGCCCCGAGTCGGAGTGTTTCGAGTGAAAAGGGTGCCGCAAACAGGCGGCCACCGCGGTGAAACAACAAATGCCCGCTCGCCGCATACCTTCCGAACGCAGCGTCCTCGACGAGGAGCGTCGGCGCCCCGTCGCCGGGCCGCTGCACGACGAGTCGAAAGTGATCCATCCCCTCGGGCGTGCGTCTGTGAATCGTGAAGAGCAAGGTCTTCTTATCCGGAAGCAGGCTTGGCCACCGGTGAATCTCACTTTCGCCACGACGAGTGAGCACCCGCCGGGTTCCGTCGGCAATCGAGACGCTCACGATGCCTGCGTCCGACGCGTTCACGGCTGGATTGAAAAAAAGAACGATGGTGTCGGCCGTGGGCCAGCTCGCGCCAATCGAGACCGCTTCTTTCGTGACCGCGATGGGTGAGCCGCCGCTTACAGGCACTCGGAAAAGCCGGCGCGAGCTCTCGGTGATGAAACCGACCCAGCTTCCGTCCGGCGAGAAGAACGGATCGAAGCCGTCGTCCGTTCCCTCGATGCGAGAAGTTCGGGACGTCGTCAAGTCGTGAAGATAGAGGCTCGAACCTCCCCGCAATGCTCCGGAG
This window of the Vicinamibacteria bacterium genome carries:
- a CDS encoding winged helix-turn-helix domain-containing protein; this encodes MHGDFKVGAFRVEPRRNRIVHTNGEARRIKPRSMQVLLRLAESPGAVVAREAILDDVWERRAVGDEVLSVAIAELRKVLDDDPKEASHIQTFPGKGYSLIAPVEREHDAENAKRPRRALVLATIGIVVLAGAVAFIDLPTSPTTTRGPVPYQLTLNTPEDTPINLAPSRPFALSSDGSRLVYVSGALRGGSSLYLHDLTTSRTSRIEGTDDGFDPFFSPDGSWVGFITESSRRLFRVPVSGGSPIAVTKEAVSIGASWPTADTIVLFFNPAVNASDAGIVSVSIADGTRRVLTRRGESEIHRWPSLLPDKKTLLFTIHRRTPEGMDHFRLVVQRPGDGAPTLLVEDAAFGRYAASGHLLFHRGGRLFAAPFSLETLRLGADPEMVIDDVGRGSVGAAKFELSENGTLVYVRVSSGPGGEARWVGHDGVDETLIPVSLSVHTRLSPDEKELAVALGNEPSLVNLDSYHVERLTREAGPVIGLAWHPDGKRLSFGRVRRVFLLDTSTQAAPEVLLHEEGTYLIPASWSRSGEQLLYLRQQHEVQRFDVWLYSLADGTKEPIVATEFNELAAELSPDGEWVAYVSDESGEYEIYLKRLRGKARPVRISREGGSALLWSPEGDRIWYWSEQGMHEVRLEAETDSNLIVKDAKLLFHTDYPRFDSVWVRDFDYSAWRRQFLLLSPESGLEQSSVNVRVNWFTDLEHLQ
- a CDS encoding aminotransferase class V-fold PLP-dependent enzyme codes for the protein MTVFASDFGPFGERVWLNCAHQGPIPHVAAEAARRAIERKIAPFELADESFTEVPRKLKQVLGHLIGAGPEEIILGNSASYGLHLLANGLPLGQGDEVLLVRGDFPSVILPWLALEERGVRLRHIEPGEQGLTPETLEPHLGSRTKVLSTTWVHSFTGRAIDLEAIGRRCHAHGVWFIVNASQALGARPLDVTGAPVDAVISVGFKWLCGPYGTGFCWMTPRLLSSLRYNQAYWLAMQTAEELGGDSAIPVVKEDLGARRYDVFGTANFFNFEPLTASVDYLLTQGIDAVAAYDGALIDRLIEGLAELGYNVLSPREGDSRSTLVIASHGDRTRNEAIQRELQDRRIDVAYRRGNLRFSPHLYNTLEDVERALQALESCR